Proteins from a genomic interval of Amphiura filiformis chromosome 9, Afil_fr2py, whole genome shotgun sequence:
- the LOC140160869 gene encoding RING finger protein 207-like isoform X3 codes for MSGEIFQPLESLMEDTDGAKLDPLICHLCNETFEEPRVLQCYHTFCMRCLRGRSQDGSMSCPFCGCFSVLEPGADIPPEDTLLSFLVKSSEDDVAFCANCDKTSSTMFFCNTCNQPLCSACKEETHRARMFASHTIVTLNKRHNEQHKKCAEHNEDYIMFSVDKSKLLCIKCFRDIDKEDRADCVDLETAYTQGCQKLQERSNTIQELQSSVHNAIILFQALTQEVKTNAEEERKAIGALYSLIEEKIRETKADLLREVERQYQEKEKAFKEQLPTLAALLPTLHTTLAICALFSNSSNMFEFLDLSASLMERLSAIVDHPHQLSPQQSSKICSNFEEQFAKCLQPLLGCGDSSCQSVHNSHPCSKRSKDSSPYVSHHVAHQFSQQATYIQTHRRMVKAAGNRQSKIMGSGPFVEHCKAFEANYKLIHHRIQKMKEQVQELHRDITRRKCLSKKEAVTDIVDECNQVDIQINTQMATLEHMKIVFQRLWQETLERVSREQGVYQTQLNEMGRLKQENSHLETIARQIAPFISSITAVTQRIDPSRRDSEPEDGLHAVMEQISTILPDAPLRVDVIRINEEEREAALQQAHCKPSKLEDDLIRTKEMLRSHHKSPVMERKHTDITSDNEITPEEVDTKHRTKPTGASLTPTGASFTPTGACLSPTGASLMSTGANLTPIDASLTPVDACEILSNTKCTQDQNSAARDLTKEKFITEGSNGQVQWTDEVQLDEVELKLTGANRNIKEVIPSLQQLREASETGLCDIRRKSTETCKDLSPEHGKITNGFDCDTVETIRLKSKPDKKVTPQRIKVTVTVDESKSGVGDEKG; via the exons ATGTCTGGTGAAATCTTTCAACCTCTGGAGAGTTTGATGGAAGATACAGATGGGGCCAAATTGGATCCTCTAATATGCCACCTGTGTAATGAGACTTTTGAGGAACCAAGGGTATTACAATGCTACCATACATTCTGTATGCGCTGTCTGAGAGGCAGAAGCCAAGATGGATCTATGTCATGTCCTTTCTGTGG gTGTTTCAGTGTTCTTGAACCTGGTGCTGACATACCTCCTGAAGATACATTGCTATCATTTCTTGTGAAATCATCTGAAGATGATGTTGCATTTTGTGCTAATTGTGACAAG ACAAGTAGCACAATGTTTTTCTGCAATACCTGTAACCAGCCATTATGTTCGGCGTGTAAAGAGGAGACTCATAGAGCAAGGATGTTTGCCTCGCATACTATAGTCACACTCAACAAAAGGCACAATGAACAACATAAAAAATGTG CCGAGCATAATGAAGACTACAtcatgttttctgttgacaaaagCAAGCTTCTATGCATCAAATGTTTCAGGGACATTGATAA GGAAGATAGAGCAGATTGCGTTGATTTAGAAACAGCTTATACTCAGGGATGCCAAAAACTACAAGAGAGATCAAATACCATCCAGGAGCTGCAGTCATCCGTCCATAATGCAATAATACTATTTCAGGCTTTGACACAAGAGGTCAAGACAAATGCAGAAGAAGAGCGCAAAGCAATTGGCGCCCTCTACAGTTTGATAGAAGAGAAAATTAGAGAGACCAAAGCAGATCTGTTAAGAGAAGTTGAAAG GCAATATCAGGAAAAGGAGAAGGCATTTAAAGAGCAGCTTCCAACCCTGGCTGCCTTATTACCAACACTACATACTACTCTTGCTATCTGTGCCTTATTCTCCAACAGTTCCAACATGTTTGAATTTCTAGATCTCAGTGCT TCCTTAATGGAAAGATTAAGTGCCATAGTAGATCATCCTCATCAGTTATCACCTCAACAAAGCAGTAagatttgcagcaattttgaagAACAGTTTGCCAAATGTTTACAGCCATTGTTGGGATGTGGAGACTCATCTTGTCAAAGTGTTCATAACTCTCACCCTTGCAGTAAAAG GTCTAAAGATTCTAGTCCATATGTATCTCATCATGTGGCCCATCAGTTTTCACAGCAAGCAACATATATACAAACACATCGACGTATGGTGAAAGCAGCCGGGAATAGGCAGAGTAAGATTATGGGCAGTGGACCATTTGTGGAGCATTGTAAAGCATTTGAAGCCAATTATAAG TTAATTCATCACCGCATTCAGAAGATGAAGGAACAGGTACAGGAACTTCACAGAGACATCACACGACGCAAATGTTTAAGCAAGAAGGAGGCTGTGACCGATATCGTAGATGAATGTAATCAAGTTGATATACAGATTAACACACAGATGGCTACATTAGAACATATGAAGATTGTCTTCCAAAGG TTATGGCAAGAAACTTTGGAGCGTGTTTCAAGAGAGCAAGGTGTATACCAAACTCAGTTGAATGAAATGGGAAGACTGAAACAGGAGAATAGTCATCTTGAAACTATAGCTAGACAGATTGCACCATTCATATCATCAATAACAGCTGTCACTCAGCGTATTGATCCAAG CAGGAGAGATTCAGAGCCTGAAGATGGTTTACATGCAGTAATGGAACAGATCAgtacaatacttcctgatgcacCTCTCAG AGTGGACGTCATTCGCATCAATGAAGAAGAAAGAGAAGCAGCTTTACAACAGGCCCATTGCAAACCCAGTAAACTTGAAGATGACTTGATAAGAACCAAAGAGATGCTACGAAGTCATCACAAGAGTCCTGTGATGGAAAGAAAGCACACAGATATCACTAGTGACAATGAGATAACACCTGAAGAGGTAGATACTAAGCATAGAACAAAGCCTACCGGTGCAAGTTTGACACCGACAGGTGCAAGTTTCACACCAACAGGTGCTTGTTTGTCACCAACAGGTGCAAGTTTGATGTCAACAGGTGCAAATTTGACACCAATAGATGCAAGTTTGACACCAGTAGATGCATGTGAAATCCTGTCAAATACTAAATGTACACAGGATCAGAATTCTGCAGCCAGAGATCTTACCAAAGAGAAGTTTATTACTGAAGGAAGTAACGGTCAAGTGCAATGGACAGATGAGGTGCAATTAGATGAAGTAGAGCTCAAATTAACAGGTGCTAATAGGAACATTAAGGAAGTTATACCCAGTTTGCAACAATTGCGAGAAGCTAGTGAAACAGGGTTGTGTGATATACGCAGAAAATCAACAGAAACATGCAAAGATTTATCACCTGAACATGGCAAAATTACAAATGGCTTTGATTGCGATACGGTGGAAACAATAAGATTGAAAAGTAAGCCAGATAAGAAAGTAACACCTCAGCGTATTAAGGTTACAGTCACTGTTGATGAGAGTAAATCAGGGGTGGGGGATGAAAAAGGTTGA
- the LOC140160869 gene encoding RING finger protein 207-like isoform X2 encodes MRCLRGRSQDGSMSCPFCGCFSVLEPGADIPPEDTLLSFLVKSSEDDVAFCANCDKTSSTMFFCNTCNQPLCSACKEETHRARMFASHTIVTLNKRHNEQHKKCAEHNEDYIMFSVDKSKLLCIKCFRDIDKEDRADCVDLETAYTQGCQKLQERSNTIQELQSSVHNAIILFQALTQEVKTNAEEERKAIGALYSLIEEKIRETKADLLREVERQYQEKEKAFKEQLPTLAALLPTLHTTLAICALFSNSSNMFEFLDLSASLMERLSAIVDHPHQLSPQQSSKICSNFEEQFAKCLQPLLGCGDSSCQSVHNSHPCSKRSKDSSPYVSHHVAHQFSQQATYIQTHRRMVKAAGNRQSKIMGSGPFVEHCKAFEANYKLIHHRIQKMKEQVQELHRDITRRKCLSKKEAVTDIVDECNQVDIQINTQMATLEHMKIVFQRLWQETLERVSREQGVYQTQLNEMGRLKQENSHLETIARQIAPFISSITAVTQRIDPRRDSEPEDGLHAVMEQISTILPDAPLRVDVIRINEEEREAALQQAHCKPSKLEDDLIRTKEMLRSHHKSPVMERKHTDITSDNEITPEEVDTKHRTKPTGASLTPTGASFTPTGACLSPTGASLMSTGANLTPIDASLTPVDACEILSNTKCTQDQNSAARDLTKEKFITEGSNGQVQWTDEVQLDEVELKLTGANRNIKEVIPSLQQLREASETGLCDIRRKSTETCKDLSPEHGKITNGFDCDTVETIRLKSKPDKKVTPQRIKVTVTVDESKSGVGDEKG; translated from the exons ATGCGCTGTCTGAGAGGCAGAAGCCAAGATGGATCTATGTCATGTCCTTTCTGTGG gTGTTTCAGTGTTCTTGAACCTGGTGCTGACATACCTCCTGAAGATACATTGCTATCATTTCTTGTGAAATCATCTGAAGATGATGTTGCATTTTGTGCTAATTGTGACAAG ACAAGTAGCACAATGTTTTTCTGCAATACCTGTAACCAGCCATTATGTTCGGCGTGTAAAGAGGAGACTCATAGAGCAAGGATGTTTGCCTCGCATACTATAGTCACACTCAACAAAAGGCACAATGAACAACATAAAAAATGTG CCGAGCATAATGAAGACTACAtcatgttttctgttgacaaaagCAAGCTTCTATGCATCAAATGTTTCAGGGACATTGATAA GGAAGATAGAGCAGATTGCGTTGATTTAGAAACAGCTTATACTCAGGGATGCCAAAAACTACAAGAGAGATCAAATACCATCCAGGAGCTGCAGTCATCCGTCCATAATGCAATAATACTATTTCAGGCTTTGACACAAGAGGTCAAGACAAATGCAGAAGAAGAGCGCAAAGCAATTGGCGCCCTCTACAGTTTGATAGAAGAGAAAATTAGAGAGACCAAAGCAGATCTGTTAAGAGAAGTTGAAAG GCAATATCAGGAAAAGGAGAAGGCATTTAAAGAGCAGCTTCCAACCCTGGCTGCCTTATTACCAACACTACATACTACTCTTGCTATCTGTGCCTTATTCTCCAACAGTTCCAACATGTTTGAATTTCTAGATCTCAGTGCT TCCTTAATGGAAAGATTAAGTGCCATAGTAGATCATCCTCATCAGTTATCACCTCAACAAAGCAGTAagatttgcagcaattttgaagAACAGTTTGCCAAATGTTTACAGCCATTGTTGGGATGTGGAGACTCATCTTGTCAAAGTGTTCATAACTCTCACCCTTGCAGTAAAAG GTCTAAAGATTCTAGTCCATATGTATCTCATCATGTGGCCCATCAGTTTTCACAGCAAGCAACATATATACAAACACATCGACGTATGGTGAAAGCAGCCGGGAATAGGCAGAGTAAGATTATGGGCAGTGGACCATTTGTGGAGCATTGTAAAGCATTTGAAGCCAATTATAAG TTAATTCATCACCGCATTCAGAAGATGAAGGAACAGGTACAGGAACTTCACAGAGACATCACACGACGCAAATGTTTAAGCAAGAAGGAGGCTGTGACCGATATCGTAGATGAATGTAATCAAGTTGATATACAGATTAACACACAGATGGCTACATTAGAACATATGAAGATTGTCTTCCAAAGG TTATGGCAAGAAACTTTGGAGCGTGTTTCAAGAGAGCAAGGTGTATACCAAACTCAGTTGAATGAAATGGGAAGACTGAAACAGGAGAATAGTCATCTTGAAACTATAGCTAGACAGATTGCACCATTCATATCATCAATAACAGCTGTCACTCAGCGTATTGATCCAAG GAGAGATTCAGAGCCTGAAGATGGTTTACATGCAGTAATGGAACAGATCAgtacaatacttcctgatgcacCTCTCAG AGTGGACGTCATTCGCATCAATGAAGAAGAAAGAGAAGCAGCTTTACAACAGGCCCATTGCAAACCCAGTAAACTTGAAGATGACTTGATAAGAACCAAAGAGATGCTACGAAGTCATCACAAGAGTCCTGTGATGGAAAGAAAGCACACAGATATCACTAGTGACAATGAGATAACACCTGAAGAGGTAGATACTAAGCATAGAACAAAGCCTACCGGTGCAAGTTTGACACCGACAGGTGCAAGTTTCACACCAACAGGTGCTTGTTTGTCACCAACAGGTGCAAGTTTGATGTCAACAGGTGCAAATTTGACACCAATAGATGCAAGTTTGACACCAGTAGATGCATGTGAAATCCTGTCAAATACTAAATGTACACAGGATCAGAATTCTGCAGCCAGAGATCTTACCAAAGAGAAGTTTATTACTGAAGGAAGTAACGGTCAAGTGCAATGGACAGATGAGGTGCAATTAGATGAAGTAGAGCTCAAATTAACAGGTGCTAATAGGAACATTAAGGAAGTTATACCCAGTTTGCAACAATTGCGAGAAGCTAGTGAAACAGGGTTGTGTGATATACGCAGAAAATCAACAGAAACATGCAAAGATTTATCACCTGAACATGGCAAAATTACAAATGGCTTTGATTGCGATACGGTGGAAACAATAAGATTGAAAAGTAAGCCAGATAAGAAAGTAACACCTCAGCGTATTAAGGTTACAGTCACTGTTGATGAGAGTAAATCAGGGGTGGGGGATGAAAAAGGTTGA
- the LOC140160869 gene encoding RING finger protein 207-like isoform X1: MRCLRGRSQDGSMSCPFCGCFSVLEPGADIPPEDTLLSFLVKSSEDDVAFCANCDKTSSTMFFCNTCNQPLCSACKEETHRARMFASHTIVTLNKRHNEQHKKCAEHNEDYIMFSVDKSKLLCIKCFRDIDKEDRADCVDLETAYTQGCQKLQERSNTIQELQSSVHNAIILFQALTQEVKTNAEEERKAIGALYSLIEEKIRETKADLLREVERQYQEKEKAFKEQLPTLAALLPTLHTTLAICALFSNSSNMFEFLDLSASLMERLSAIVDHPHQLSPQQSSKICSNFEEQFAKCLQPLLGCGDSSCQSVHNSHPCSKRSKDSSPYVSHHVAHQFSQQATYIQTHRRMVKAAGNRQSKIMGSGPFVEHCKAFEANYKLIHHRIQKMKEQVQELHRDITRRKCLSKKEAVTDIVDECNQVDIQINTQMATLEHMKIVFQRLWQETLERVSREQGVYQTQLNEMGRLKQENSHLETIARQIAPFISSITAVTQRIDPSRRDSEPEDGLHAVMEQISTILPDAPLRVDVIRINEEEREAALQQAHCKPSKLEDDLIRTKEMLRSHHKSPVMERKHTDITSDNEITPEEVDTKHRTKPTGASLTPTGASFTPTGACLSPTGASLMSTGANLTPIDASLTPVDACEILSNTKCTQDQNSAARDLTKEKFITEGSNGQVQWTDEVQLDEVELKLTGANRNIKEVIPSLQQLREASETGLCDIRRKSTETCKDLSPEHGKITNGFDCDTVETIRLKSKPDKKVTPQRIKVTVTVDESKSGVGDEKG, encoded by the exons ATGCGCTGTCTGAGAGGCAGAAGCCAAGATGGATCTATGTCATGTCCTTTCTGTGG gTGTTTCAGTGTTCTTGAACCTGGTGCTGACATACCTCCTGAAGATACATTGCTATCATTTCTTGTGAAATCATCTGAAGATGATGTTGCATTTTGTGCTAATTGTGACAAG ACAAGTAGCACAATGTTTTTCTGCAATACCTGTAACCAGCCATTATGTTCGGCGTGTAAAGAGGAGACTCATAGAGCAAGGATGTTTGCCTCGCATACTATAGTCACACTCAACAAAAGGCACAATGAACAACATAAAAAATGTG CCGAGCATAATGAAGACTACAtcatgttttctgttgacaaaagCAAGCTTCTATGCATCAAATGTTTCAGGGACATTGATAA GGAAGATAGAGCAGATTGCGTTGATTTAGAAACAGCTTATACTCAGGGATGCCAAAAACTACAAGAGAGATCAAATACCATCCAGGAGCTGCAGTCATCCGTCCATAATGCAATAATACTATTTCAGGCTTTGACACAAGAGGTCAAGACAAATGCAGAAGAAGAGCGCAAAGCAATTGGCGCCCTCTACAGTTTGATAGAAGAGAAAATTAGAGAGACCAAAGCAGATCTGTTAAGAGAAGTTGAAAG GCAATATCAGGAAAAGGAGAAGGCATTTAAAGAGCAGCTTCCAACCCTGGCTGCCTTATTACCAACACTACATACTACTCTTGCTATCTGTGCCTTATTCTCCAACAGTTCCAACATGTTTGAATTTCTAGATCTCAGTGCT TCCTTAATGGAAAGATTAAGTGCCATAGTAGATCATCCTCATCAGTTATCACCTCAACAAAGCAGTAagatttgcagcaattttgaagAACAGTTTGCCAAATGTTTACAGCCATTGTTGGGATGTGGAGACTCATCTTGTCAAAGTGTTCATAACTCTCACCCTTGCAGTAAAAG GTCTAAAGATTCTAGTCCATATGTATCTCATCATGTGGCCCATCAGTTTTCACAGCAAGCAACATATATACAAACACATCGACGTATGGTGAAAGCAGCCGGGAATAGGCAGAGTAAGATTATGGGCAGTGGACCATTTGTGGAGCATTGTAAAGCATTTGAAGCCAATTATAAG TTAATTCATCACCGCATTCAGAAGATGAAGGAACAGGTACAGGAACTTCACAGAGACATCACACGACGCAAATGTTTAAGCAAGAAGGAGGCTGTGACCGATATCGTAGATGAATGTAATCAAGTTGATATACAGATTAACACACAGATGGCTACATTAGAACATATGAAGATTGTCTTCCAAAGG TTATGGCAAGAAACTTTGGAGCGTGTTTCAAGAGAGCAAGGTGTATACCAAACTCAGTTGAATGAAATGGGAAGACTGAAACAGGAGAATAGTCATCTTGAAACTATAGCTAGACAGATTGCACCATTCATATCATCAATAACAGCTGTCACTCAGCGTATTGATCCAAG CAGGAGAGATTCAGAGCCTGAAGATGGTTTACATGCAGTAATGGAACAGATCAgtacaatacttcctgatgcacCTCTCAG AGTGGACGTCATTCGCATCAATGAAGAAGAAAGAGAAGCAGCTTTACAACAGGCCCATTGCAAACCCAGTAAACTTGAAGATGACTTGATAAGAACCAAAGAGATGCTACGAAGTCATCACAAGAGTCCTGTGATGGAAAGAAAGCACACAGATATCACTAGTGACAATGAGATAACACCTGAAGAGGTAGATACTAAGCATAGAACAAAGCCTACCGGTGCAAGTTTGACACCGACAGGTGCAAGTTTCACACCAACAGGTGCTTGTTTGTCACCAACAGGTGCAAGTTTGATGTCAACAGGTGCAAATTTGACACCAATAGATGCAAGTTTGACACCAGTAGATGCATGTGAAATCCTGTCAAATACTAAATGTACACAGGATCAGAATTCTGCAGCCAGAGATCTTACCAAAGAGAAGTTTATTACTGAAGGAAGTAACGGTCAAGTGCAATGGACAGATGAGGTGCAATTAGATGAAGTAGAGCTCAAATTAACAGGTGCTAATAGGAACATTAAGGAAGTTATACCCAGTTTGCAACAATTGCGAGAAGCTAGTGAAACAGGGTTGTGTGATATACGCAGAAAATCAACAGAAACATGCAAAGATTTATCACCTGAACATGGCAAAATTACAAATGGCTTTGATTGCGATACGGTGGAAACAATAAGATTGAAAAGTAAGCCAGATAAGAAAGTAACACCTCAGCGTATTAAGGTTACAGTCACTGTTGATGAGAGTAAATCAGGGGTGGGGGATGAAAAAGGTTGA